A DNA window from Streptomyces sp. CA-278952 contains the following coding sequences:
- a CDS encoding acyl-CoA dehydrogenase family protein, with protein sequence MDFAFDARTEELRSRLLAFMDEHVYPAEEVAEEQRARLASPWDTPAVVGELKAEARRQGLWNLFLPDGEYGAGLTNLQYAPLAEITGRSPHLAPTALNCAAPDTGNMEVLFQFGTDEQKKRWLEPLLAGEIRSAFAMTEPDVASSDATNIETRIARDGEDYVVNGRKWYISGAMNPECAVFIVMGKTDPDGADIRRQQSMILVPRDTPGLEVRRAMRVYGYEDHAHGGHAEVVFHDVRVPAANLIGEEGGGFAIAQARLGPGRIHHCMRLIGMAERAIELMCRRAVARTAFGKPLAQQGVVQNWIADARVTVEQLRLLVLKTAWLMDTVGNKGAHTEIQAIKIATPRAVVDILDSAVQLYGAGGVSQDFPLAELWASARTLRLADGPDEVHQRSLARREIKRYV encoded by the coding sequence ATGGACTTCGCATTCGACGCCCGTACCGAGGAGCTGCGGAGCAGGCTGCTCGCGTTCATGGACGAGCACGTGTATCCGGCCGAGGAGGTCGCCGAGGAGCAGCGGGCGCGGCTCGCATCCCCGTGGGACACCCCGGCGGTGGTGGGTGAGCTGAAGGCCGAGGCGCGGCGGCAGGGGCTGTGGAACCTCTTCCTGCCGGACGGGGAGTACGGGGCCGGGCTGACGAACCTCCAGTACGCCCCGCTCGCGGAGATCACCGGACGCTCCCCGCATCTCGCGCCGACCGCGCTGAACTGCGCGGCCCCGGACACCGGGAACATGGAGGTGCTCTTCCAGTTCGGCACCGACGAGCAGAAGAAGCGGTGGCTGGAGCCGTTGCTCGCCGGGGAGATCCGCTCCGCGTTCGCGATGACGGAGCCGGACGTGGCGTCCTCGGACGCGACGAACATCGAGACCCGGATCGCGCGGGACGGCGAGGACTACGTCGTCAACGGGCGCAAGTGGTACATCTCCGGGGCGATGAACCCGGAGTGCGCGGTCTTCATCGTGATGGGCAAGACCGACCCGGACGGCGCGGACATCCGCCGCCAGCAGTCGATGATCCTGGTGCCGCGCGACACCCCGGGCCTCGAAGTGCGGCGCGCGATGCGGGTGTACGGGTACGAGGACCACGCGCACGGCGGTCACGCCGAGGTGGTCTTCCACGATGTACGGGTGCCCGCGGCGAACCTGATCGGCGAGGAGGGCGGCGGCTTCGCCATCGCGCAGGCGCGGCTGGGTCCGGGGCGGATCCACCACTGCATGCGGCTCATCGGGATGGCGGAGCGGGCCATCGAGCTGATGTGCCGGCGGGCGGTGGCGCGTACGGCGTTCGGCAAGCCGCTCGCCCAGCAGGGCGTCGTGCAGAACTGGATCGCGGACGCCCGGGTCACGGTGGAGCAGTTGCGGCTGCTGGTGCTGAAGACGGCCTGGCTGATGGACACCGTGGGCAACAAGGGCGCGCACACCGAGATCCAGGCCATCAAGATCGCCACCCCGCGCGCGGTGGTGGACATCCTCGACTCCGCGGTGCAGCTGTACGGCGCGGGCGGGGTGAGCCAGGACTTCCCGCTGGCGGAGCTGTGGGCCTCGGCGCGGACGCTGCGGCTGGCGGACGGGCCGGACGAGGTGCACCAGCGGTCGCTGGCCCGGCGGGAGATCAAGCGGTACGTGTGA
- a CDS encoding phosphotransferase family protein, which produces MSSVPPPGLDPELLRGHLDRERPGLVSGPLEARLIEGGRSNLTYVVGDGTGQWVVRRPPLGHVLATAHDMTREHRVISGLYPTAVPVPEPLLLCEDDSVIGAPFYVMEYVEGTPYRTAEQLAPLGPERTRAAVLGLVDTLVDLHAVDPGAVGLGDFGRPDGFLDRQLRRWGKQLDASRNRELAGIDELHASLGRGLPSSPAPTVVHGDYRLDNVLLGSDDRIEAVLDWEMSTLGDPLTDLGLLVMYSSDLDLPRSPVSTTSGAAGHPSPAELIERYAARSGRDTSAISWYTAFAWFKLAVILEGIHYRYTLGQTVGAGFDRIGDLVPVFIEHGLTTLQEG; this is translated from the coding sequence ATGAGTTCAGTCCCCCCACCAGGTCTCGACCCGGAGCTGCTGCGCGGCCATCTCGACCGCGAGCGGCCGGGGCTGGTGAGCGGACCCCTCGAAGCGCGGCTGATCGAGGGCGGTCGCTCGAACCTGACGTACGTCGTCGGCGACGGGACGGGGCAGTGGGTGGTGCGCAGGCCTCCGCTCGGCCATGTGCTGGCCACCGCGCACGACATGACGCGCGAGCACCGGGTGATCAGCGGCCTGTACCCCACCGCCGTCCCGGTGCCGGAGCCGCTGCTGCTCTGCGAGGACGACAGCGTGATCGGCGCCCCGTTCTACGTGATGGAGTACGTCGAGGGCACCCCGTACCGCACCGCCGAGCAGCTCGCCCCGCTGGGCCCGGAGCGCACCCGGGCGGCGGTCCTCGGGCTCGTCGACACCCTGGTCGACCTGCACGCCGTGGACCCCGGGGCGGTCGGGCTCGGGGACTTCGGGCGTCCCGACGGCTTCCTGGACCGGCAGTTGCGGCGCTGGGGCAAGCAGTTGGACGCCTCCCGCAACCGCGAGCTGGCGGGCATCGACGAGCTGCACGCCTCCCTCGGCCGCGGGCTGCCCTCCTCCCCCGCGCCCACCGTCGTCCACGGCGACTACCGCCTGGACAACGTGCTGCTCGGCTCCGACGACCGGATCGAGGCCGTCCTCGACTGGGAGATGTCCACGCTCGGTGATCCGCTGACCGACCTCGGGCTGCTGGTGATGTACAGCTCCGACCTCGACCTGCCCCGGTCGCCCGTCTCCACCACCAGCGGCGCGGCCGGGCATCCGTCCCCCGCCGAGCTGATCGAGCGCTACGCGGCCCGCTCGGGCCGGGACACCTCCGCCATCTCCTGGTACACCGCGTTCGCGTGGTTCAAGCTCGCCGTGATCCTGGAGGGCATCCACTACCGCTACACCCTCGGTCAGACCGTCGGCGCGGGCTTCGACCGGATCGGCGATCTGGTCCCCGTCTTCATCGAGCACGGCCTCACCACCCTCCAGGAAGGCTGA
- a CDS encoding enolase C-terminal domain-like protein — MNTDDLVIEGVRLTPILVSDPPLLNTQGVHQPYTPRLIVEAVTRGGTTGVGETYGDGAYLEPARSLAEALPGRAVTDLNGLFALAEEVCGASRAADDRVDAGGLRGVRNAEKIRLSVVSAFEVACLDALGKARGLPVHALLGGKVRDTVEYSAYLFYRWAAHPGPGERDDWGAALDPAGVVAQARRFADTYGFGSFKLKGGVFEPDREIAAIHALAEAFPGRPLRLDPNGAWSVPTSLYVAERLRGVLEYLEDPTSGTAGMAAVSAGTDVPLATNMCVTTLAELPEAFARDAVQIVLSDHHYWGGLHRTRELAAICRTFGVGLSMHSNTHLGISLAAMTHVAATVPDLGHACDSHYPWQTEDVITERHTFTGGRLTVSDAPGLGVELDRERLSALHRRWLADETHRERDDAAAMRAADPEWTTPAVPRW; from the coding sequence ATGAATACAGATGATCTGGTGATCGAAGGCGTCCGGCTCACCCCGATCCTCGTGTCCGATCCACCCCTGCTGAACACCCAGGGAGTCCACCAGCCGTACACCCCACGCCTGATCGTGGAGGCCGTCACCCGGGGCGGAACCACCGGCGTGGGGGAGACCTACGGCGACGGCGCCTACCTGGAGCCCGCACGCTCCCTCGCCGAGGCGCTCCCGGGCCGGGCGGTCACCGATCTGAACGGGCTGTTCGCCCTGGCCGAGGAGGTGTGCGGCGCATCGCGCGCCGCCGACGACCGGGTCGACGCCGGGGGACTGCGCGGAGTCAGGAACGCGGAGAAGATCCGGCTCTCGGTCGTCTCCGCCTTCGAGGTCGCCTGCCTGGACGCCCTCGGCAAGGCCCGGGGCCTGCCCGTGCACGCCCTGCTCGGCGGCAAGGTCCGTGACACCGTCGAGTACAGCGCCTACCTCTTCTACCGCTGGGCCGCCCACCCCGGCCCCGGCGAGAGGGACGACTGGGGCGCGGCGCTCGACCCGGCCGGCGTCGTCGCCCAGGCCCGGCGCTTCGCCGACACCTACGGCTTCGGCTCCTTCAAGCTCAAGGGCGGCGTCTTCGAGCCCGACCGGGAGATCGCCGCGATACACGCCCTGGCCGAGGCGTTCCCGGGCCGCCCGCTGCGCCTGGACCCGAACGGCGCCTGGTCCGTCCCCACCTCGCTGTACGTCGCCGAGCGGCTGAGGGGCGTCCTCGAATACCTGGAGGACCCCACCAGCGGCACGGCCGGCATGGCCGCCGTCTCGGCCGGAACCGACGTCCCGCTCGCCACCAACATGTGCGTCACCACCCTCGCCGAGCTCCCCGAGGCCTTCGCCCGTGACGCCGTCCAGATCGTCCTGAGCGACCACCACTACTGGGGCGGACTGCACCGCACCCGGGAACTGGCGGCCATCTGCCGCACGTTCGGCGTCGGACTCTCCATGCACTCCAACACCCACCTCGGCATCAGCCTCGCCGCGATGACCCACGTCGCCGCCACGGTGCCTGACCTCGGTCACGCCTGCGACAGCCACTACCCCTGGCAGACCGAGGACGTCATCACCGAGCGCCACACCTTCACCGGCGGCCGGCTGACCGTCTCCGACGCCCCCGGCCTCGGCGTCGAACTGGACCGTGAGCGCCTGTCCGCCCTGCACCGGCGCTGGCTGGCGGACGAGACCCACCGCGAGCGCGACGACGCGGCGGCGATGCGCGCCGCCGACCCGGAGTGGACGACGCCGGCGGTCCCGCGCTGGTGA
- a CDS encoding NADP-dependent oxidoreductase: MKAISYSAYGSADVMEYGERPDPKVGPDTVLVKVRAAAVNPVDWKAREGYLQGGLEAVFPVIPGWDVSGVVVQPGIAVDEFAVGDEVIGYVREDFLSRGTFAEYVAAPVRTLARKPLSLSFEEAAGLPLAGLTAYQVLHRTLKIREGDTVLVHAAAGGVGSLAVQIARHTGCRVIGTASPRNHEHLRSLGAEPVEYGEGLVDRLRALVPDGFDASFDTVGGDALRASADTLAPGGRLASIADGEVFSYGGRYAFVRPDADDLARLAELAERGIVTVHVDRVFPLEQAADAYRLNEEGRTRGKIVVTVDWDG; the protein is encoded by the coding sequence ATGAAGGCGATCAGCTACAGCGCGTACGGTTCTGCCGACGTCATGGAATACGGCGAGCGGCCCGACCCCAAGGTCGGCCCCGACACGGTCCTGGTGAAGGTACGGGCAGCCGCCGTCAACCCGGTCGACTGGAAGGCCCGCGAGGGCTACCTCCAGGGTGGCCTCGAAGCCGTCTTCCCGGTGATCCCCGGCTGGGACGTCTCCGGGGTCGTCGTGCAACCGGGCATCGCCGTGGACGAGTTCGCGGTGGGCGACGAGGTCATCGGCTACGTACGCGAGGACTTCCTCTCGCGCGGTACGTTCGCCGAGTACGTCGCCGCCCCCGTGCGCACCCTCGCCCGCAAGCCCCTGAGCCTGAGCTTCGAGGAGGCCGCGGGCCTGCCGCTGGCCGGGCTGACCGCCTACCAGGTGCTGCACCGCACCCTGAAGATCCGCGAGGGCGACACCGTCCTGGTCCACGCGGCGGCCGGCGGCGTCGGATCGCTCGCCGTCCAGATCGCCCGGCACACCGGCTGCCGGGTGATCGGCACCGCGAGCCCCCGCAACCACGAGCACCTCCGCAGCCTCGGCGCGGAGCCCGTGGAGTACGGCGAGGGCCTCGTCGACCGGCTGCGCGCACTGGTCCCGGACGGCTTCGACGCCTCCTTCGACACGGTGGGCGGCGACGCGCTGCGGGCCAGCGCCGACACCCTCGCCCCGGGCGGCCGGCTCGCCTCCATCGCGGACGGCGAGGTCTTCTCCTACGGCGGCCGCTACGCCTTCGTGCGCCCCGACGCCGACGACCTGGCCCGACTCGCGGAACTGGCCGAGCGCGGCATCGTCACCGTCCATGTGGACCGGGTGTTCCCGCTGGAGCAGGCCGCCGACGCGTACCGGCTCAACGAGGAGGGGCGGACCCGCGGCAAGATCGTGGTGACGGTGGACTGGGACGGCTGA
- a CDS encoding DUF202 domain-containing protein, translating into MTAPADRDPGLQPERTRLAWRRTTLSATVVALLAVRQALHAGATPAALIAVALSAAAWLGFLVVAHRRVLRMEAARPEPLAPRGALAATLCTVALAVFAAAMLF; encoded by the coding sequence GTGACGGCGCCGGCGGACCGGGACCCCGGGCTCCAGCCCGAGCGGACCCGGCTGGCCTGGCGGCGTACGACGCTGTCCGCCACGGTCGTCGCGCTGCTCGCGGTGCGGCAGGCGCTGCACGCCGGGGCGACCCCGGCCGCGCTGATCGCGGTGGCGCTGAGCGCGGCGGCCTGGCTGGGTTTCCTGGTGGTGGCCCACCGCCGGGTGCTGCGGATGGAGGCGGCGCGGCCCGAGCCGCTCGCCCCGCGCGGGGCGCTGGCGGCGACGCTGTGCACGGTGGCGCTGGCGGTGTTCGCGGCGGCGATGCTCTTCTGA
- a CDS encoding YidH family protein, which produces MNKIVQSVRLWFAPQRIRDEGDTPDYRFSLANERTFLAWIRTALALIGGGFAVDQFLPELVWGVRAGLALGLLAAGVLCALRAVNHWVRCERAMRRGEDLPVSRFPTLLSLVVAVVAVAMVVVVLFGWEGV; this is translated from the coding sequence GTGAACAAGATCGTGCAGAGCGTACGGCTGTGGTTCGCGCCGCAGCGGATCCGGGACGAGGGGGACACCCCCGACTACCGGTTCTCGCTGGCCAACGAGCGGACGTTCCTCGCCTGGATCCGGACGGCGCTGGCCCTGATCGGCGGGGGTTTCGCCGTCGACCAGTTCCTGCCGGAGCTGGTGTGGGGCGTCCGGGCCGGGCTCGCGCTCGGGCTGCTCGCGGCCGGGGTGCTCTGCGCGCTGCGGGCGGTCAACCACTGGGTGCGGTGCGAGCGGGCGATGCGGCGGGGCGAGGACCTGCCGGTGTCCCGGTTCCCGACGCTGCTGAGCCTCGTGGTCGCCGTCGTCGCCGTGGCGATGGTGGTGGTGGTCCTCTTCGGCTGGGAGGGCGTGTGA
- a CDS encoding NUDIX domain-containing protein, whose amino-acid sequence MTPSDEILDIVDENDEVIGQAPRGEATARRLRHRCVFIEARDADGRVFVHRRTPTKLVFPSHYDMFVGGVVGAGESYDEAALREAEEELGVSGLPRPEPLFRFLYADPDTGYTWWSAIYRVRCELPVAPQVEEVAWHTFLDDAELERRLDEWPWVPDGVEAYRRLREFRAARPGSDAPYGADRG is encoded by the coding sequence ATGACGCCCTCCGACGAGATCCTGGACATCGTCGACGAGAACGACGAGGTCATCGGGCAGGCCCCGCGTGGCGAGGCGACCGCGCGGAGGCTGCGGCACCGCTGTGTGTTCATCGAGGCTCGCGACGCCGACGGGCGGGTGTTCGTCCATCGGCGTACGCCCACGAAGCTGGTCTTCCCCTCGCACTACGACATGTTCGTCGGCGGGGTGGTGGGGGCGGGCGAGTCGTACGACGAGGCGGCGCTGCGCGAGGCGGAGGAGGAGCTGGGGGTCTCGGGGCTGCCGCGGCCCGAGCCGCTGTTCCGGTTCCTCTACGCCGACCCGGACACCGGGTACACCTGGTGGTCCGCCATCTACCGGGTGCGGTGCGAGCTGCCGGTGGCCCCGCAGGTGGAGGAGGTCGCCTGGCACACGTTCCTGGACGACGCGGAGCTGGAGCGGCGGCTCGACGAGTGGCCCTGGGTGCCCGACGGGGTGGAGGCGTACCGGCGGCTGCGGGAGTTCCGGGCGGCCCGACCGGGCTCGGACGCCCCGTACGGAGCCGACCGGGGTTGA
- a CDS encoding FAD-binding dehydrogenase has product MAYDADVIVIGAGLAGLVATAELVDAGRSVILLDQEPEQSIGGQAHWSFGGLFLVDSPEQRRLRIKDSRELALQDWYGTAGFDRETEDRWPRKWAEAYVDFAAGEKRSWLHQQGLRIFPVVGWAERGGYDAMGHGNSVPRFHITWGTGPGVVAPFERRVREGVAKGLVQLRFRHRVTGLARTAGALDTVTGEILEPSAAERGTASSREVTAPFELKAQAVIVTSGGIGGNHELVRAQWPERLGTPPEKMLSGVPAHVDGLMLGIAEKAGAHHINRDRMWHYTEGIENWNPIWAKHGIRILPGPSSLWLDARGKRLPVPLFPGFDTLGTLEHIMGSGHGYTWFVLNQRIIGKEFALSGSEQNPDLTGKSVRQVIGRARADVPAPVKAFMDHGVDFVVEKDLGALVRGMNAVTGDDLIDEESLRREITARDREIANPFTKDLQVTAVHGARAYLGDRLIRTAKPHRVLDPAAGPLIAVRLNILTRKSLGGLETDLSSRVLDPEGAPLPGLYAAGEAAGFGGGGVHGYRSLEGTFLGGCIFSGRAAGRAAAQAV; this is encoded by the coding sequence ATGGCGTACGACGCTGATGTGATCGTGATCGGGGCAGGACTCGCCGGGCTCGTGGCCACCGCCGAACTGGTCGACGCCGGCCGTTCCGTGATCCTCCTCGACCAGGAGCCCGAGCAGTCCATCGGCGGCCAGGCGCACTGGTCCTTCGGCGGCCTCTTCCTCGTGGACTCCCCCGAACAGCGCCGGCTGCGGATCAAGGACAGCCGGGAGCTGGCCCTCCAGGACTGGTACGGCACGGCGGGCTTCGACCGGGAGACCGAGGACCGCTGGCCGCGGAAGTGGGCCGAGGCGTACGTCGACTTCGCCGCCGGTGAGAAGCGCTCCTGGCTGCACCAGCAGGGGCTGCGCATCTTCCCGGTCGTCGGCTGGGCGGAACGCGGCGGCTACGACGCGATGGGCCACGGCAACTCCGTGCCCCGCTTCCACATCACCTGGGGCACCGGCCCCGGCGTCGTCGCCCCCTTCGAACGGCGGGTCCGCGAGGGCGTCGCCAAGGGGCTCGTCCAGCTGAGGTTCCGCCACCGCGTCACCGGTCTCGCCCGCACCGCCGGGGCGCTCGACACGGTCACCGGCGAGATCCTGGAGCCCAGCGCCGCCGAGCGAGGCACCGCGAGCAGCCGGGAGGTCACGGCCCCCTTCGAGCTGAAGGCGCAGGCGGTGATCGTCACCTCCGGCGGCATCGGCGGCAATCACGAACTGGTCCGCGCCCAGTGGCCCGAACGCCTGGGCACCCCGCCGGAGAAGATGCTGTCGGGGGTGCCCGCGCACGTCGACGGACTGATGCTCGGCATCGCCGAGAAGGCGGGCGCGCACCACATCAACCGCGACCGGATGTGGCACTACACCGAGGGCATCGAGAACTGGAACCCGATCTGGGCCAAGCACGGCATCCGGATCCTGCCCGGTCCCTCGTCCCTCTGGCTGGACGCGCGCGGCAAGCGCCTGCCGGTCCCGCTCTTCCCCGGCTTCGACACGCTCGGCACCCTCGAACACATCATGGGCTCCGGCCACGGCTACACCTGGTTCGTGCTCAACCAGCGCATCATCGGCAAGGAGTTCGCGCTCTCCGGCTCCGAACAGAACCCGGACCTGACCGGCAAGTCGGTCCGCCAGGTGATCGGCAGGGCCCGCGCGGACGTGCCCGCACCGGTCAAGGCGTTCATGGACCACGGCGTCGACTTCGTCGTCGAGAAGGACCTCGGCGCCCTGGTCCGGGGCATGAACGCGGTCACCGGCGACGACCTCATCGACGAGGAGAGCCTGCGCCGCGAGATCACCGCCCGTGACCGCGAGATCGCCAACCCCTTCACCAAGGACCTCCAGGTCACCGCGGTCCACGGGGCCCGCGCCTACCTGGGCGACCGCCTCATCCGCACCGCGAAACCGCACCGCGTCCTGGACCCGGCGGCGGGCCCGCTGATCGCCGTCCGGCTCAACATCCTCACCCGCAAGTCCCTGGGCGGCCTGGAGACGGACCTGTCCTCCCGCGTCCTCGACCCCGAGGGCGCCCCGCTCCCCGGCCTGTACGCGGCGGGCGAGGCCGCGGGCTTCGGCGGCGGCGGAGTCCACGGCTACCGCTCCCTGGAGGGCACGTTCCTGGGCGGCTGCATCTTCTCCGGCAGAGCGGCGGGCCGGGCGGCGGCGCAGGCGGTGTAA
- a CDS encoding ASCH domain-containing protein encodes MKPREPLSPFLLAFPGPLRDQLVAAVLSGEKVSTSGLLAEYEREQEELPPVGERSALIDSEGREVAVLELIDVRVLPLGEVDLQHALDEGEGYRSVAEWRAGHERFWHSEEMREALGDPGFTVNDGTLIVAERFRVVERLG; translated from the coding sequence ATGAAACCTCGCGAACCCCTCAGCCCTTTCCTTCTCGCCTTTCCCGGGCCGTTGCGCGACCAGCTGGTGGCGGCGGTCCTCTCCGGCGAAAAGGTGTCCACCTCCGGGCTGTTGGCCGAGTACGAACGGGAGCAGGAGGAGCTTCCCCCGGTGGGCGAACGGTCCGCGCTGATCGACTCGGAAGGGCGGGAGGTGGCGGTGCTGGAGCTGATCGACGTACGGGTGCTGCCCCTGGGGGAGGTGGATCTCCAGCATGCGCTCGACGAGGGCGAGGGGTATCGGTCGGTGGCCGAATGGCGGGCGGGGCACGAGCGGTTCTGGCACAGCGAGGAGATGCGGGAGGCGCTGGGGGATCCGGGGTTCACGGTGAACGACGGGACGCTGATCGTCGCGGAGCGGTTCCGGGTGGTCGAGCGGTTGGGGTGA
- a CDS encoding APC family permease — translation MSRGSSISSETGSTRGTADTGGINTYKGEERALRANRLGTPGLLLSVIAASAPLMVVAGVMPTVFGVMGIVGQPLLYLILGVVLMLFSVGYAEMSRHVHNAGAFYAYIARGLGPTAGAGASLVALVAYSAMQVGIYGILGFEVSGIFATYLDIELAWWIPALAAAAVVGVLGWLKIDLNAKVLGVLLVIECALVVIFDIAAVSKPGPEGLSLHAFNPETLTGAGLGTALCFCIAAFVGFEQAPVYAEETSRPQIVVSRVMFLAVGYAALFLAISSWALTVAAGPGSIADTSLKEGPGMLFGLTEARLGSTFTDVLHVLFVTGMFAALLSFHNVVARYAFAMGREGLLPARFGRTNRASGAPGTGSLLQTVVSVVIILAFAFTDDKPVGDPTAPVLRLFTWMGNVGALGVILLMAAASFAVIAFFVKRGAGRAQAPRLVASGLAGLALLTIAVFTVRDFDVLVGSGPGSALSWLLPGVIILALVGGLVYGAVLRSVKPEVHARIGLGNEAFQLEKAAESESARR, via the coding sequence ATGTCGAGGGGCAGTTCAATTTCCAGCGAGACCGGCAGCACGAGGGGGACGGCCGATACCGGCGGGATCAACACCTACAAGGGCGAGGAACGAGCCCTGCGGGCGAACCGGCTCGGCACCCCCGGACTCCTGCTGTCGGTGATCGCGGCCAGCGCCCCCCTGATGGTGGTCGCCGGAGTGATGCCCACGGTCTTCGGCGTGATGGGCATCGTCGGCCAGCCGCTGCTCTACCTCATCCTGGGCGTCGTCCTGATGCTGTTCAGCGTCGGCTACGCGGAGATGAGCCGGCACGTCCACAACGCCGGCGCGTTCTACGCGTACATCGCCCGCGGGCTCGGCCCGACCGCCGGCGCCGGAGCCTCGCTGGTGGCGCTGGTCGCGTACAGCGCGATGCAGGTCGGCATCTACGGGATCCTCGGCTTCGAGGTCTCCGGCATCTTCGCCACGTATCTCGACATCGAACTGGCCTGGTGGATACCGGCCCTGGCCGCGGCGGCCGTCGTCGGCGTCCTCGGCTGGCTCAAGATCGACCTCAACGCCAAGGTGCTCGGCGTCCTGCTGGTCATCGAGTGCGCCCTCGTCGTGATCTTCGACATCGCCGCCGTGAGCAAGCCGGGCCCCGAGGGCCTGTCGCTGCACGCCTTCAACCCCGAGACCCTCACCGGCGCGGGGCTCGGCACCGCTCTCTGCTTCTGCATCGCCGCGTTCGTCGGCTTCGAGCAGGCCCCGGTGTACGCGGAGGAGACCAGCCGCCCGCAGATCGTGGTCTCCCGGGTGATGTTCCTCGCGGTGGGCTACGCCGCGCTGTTCCTGGCGATCAGCTCCTGGGCACTCACCGTCGCCGCCGGACCCGGCTCCATCGCCGACACCTCCCTCAAGGAGGGCCCCGGCATGCTGTTCGGCCTCACTGAGGCGCGGCTCGGCTCCACCTTCACCGACGTGCTGCACGTCCTCTTCGTCACCGGGATGTTCGCCGCGCTCCTCAGCTTCCACAACGTCGTCGCCCGTTACGCGTTCGCCATGGGCCGCGAGGGCCTGCTGCCCGCCCGTTTCGGCCGCACCAACCGGGCGAGCGGCGCCCCCGGCACCGGCTCGCTGCTCCAGACCGTCGTCTCCGTGGTGATCATCCTGGCGTTCGCGTTCACCGACGACAAGCCGGTCGGCGACCCCACCGCCCCCGTCCTGCGGCTGTTCACCTGGATGGGCAATGTCGGCGCGCTCGGAGTCATCCTGCTGATGGCCGCCGCCTCCTTCGCCGTCATCGCCTTCTTCGTCAAGCGCGGCGCGGGCCGCGCACAGGCCCCGCGCCTGGTCGCCTCCGGCCTCGCCGGACTGGCGCTCCTGACGATCGCCGTCTTCACCGTCCGCGACTTCGACGTCCTCGTCGGCTCCGGCCCCGGCTCGGCCCTCAGCTGGCTGCTGCCGGGCGTGATCATCCTCGCGCTCGTCGGAGGTCTCGTGTACGGGGCGGTACTGCGCTCGGTCAAACCCGAGGTGCACGCCCGGATCGGCCTCGGCAACGAGGCGTTCCAGCTGGAGAAGGCGGCCGAGAGCGAGTCCGCCCGCCGCTGA